One window of the Triticum dicoccoides isolate Atlit2015 ecotype Zavitan chromosome 3B, WEW_v2.0, whole genome shotgun sequence genome contains the following:
- the LOC119282326 gene encoding glucan endo-1,3-beta-glucosidase GI-like, whose protein sequence is MELLKMARQRTLAMALVVGVLASITVDEVQSIGVCNGKVGDNLPSRAEVVRLYKSLGIAGMRIYEPEPETLLALDGTEIDLIMDVGGSFAAIASDPAAAAGWIRDNVLAFPGVRIKYIVAGNEVEGSDTSNILPAMTNLNAALAAASRTDVKVSTAVKMSVLGSSTPPSEGVFKDAYMTEVAKMLKATGAPLLANVYPYFAKRDTPDIDLNFALFQQSTNTVSDSGLTYTNLFDAMVDAIYSALEKAGAPGVPIVVSESGWPSAGDDLATVANAQAYNQGLIDHVVKGTPKRPVPLGTFIFAMFNENQKGGAVTEKNFGLFNGPDKTPVYPIKFNN, encoded by the exons ATGGAGCTTCTCAAGATGGCGCGGCAACGTACGCTGGCCATGGCGTTGGTCGTCGGAGTCTTGGCGTCCATCACTGTCG ATGAGGTGCAATCCATCGGCGTGTGCAACGGCAAGGTAGGCGACAACCTACCATCGCGGGCCGAGGTGGTGCGGCTCTACAAGTCCCTGGGAATCGCCGGGATGCGCATCTACGAGCCGGAACCCGAGACGCTCCTGGCCCTGGACGGCACCGAGATCGACCTCATCATGGACGTGGGTGGCAGCTTCGCGGCCATAGCCTCCGACCCTGCCGCCGCGGCCGGCTGGATCCGGGACAACGTGCTTGCCTTCCCGGGCGTGCGCATCAAGTACATTGTGGCCGGCAACGAGGTCGAGGGCAGCGACACGAGCAACATCCTCCCGGCCATGACCAACCTCAACGCCGCGCTCGCTGCCGCCAGCCGCACTGACGTCAAGGTGTCCACGGCGGTCAAGATGAGCGTGCTCGGGTCCTCCACGCCGCCCTCCGAGGGCGTGTTCAAGGACGCGTACATGACGGAGGTGGCCAAGATGCTCAAGGCCACCGGGGCCCCGCTCCTCGCCAACGTCTACCCCTACTTCGCCAAAAGGGACACCCCGGACATCGACCTCAACTTCGCGCTCTTCCAGCAAAGCACCAACACGGTGAGCGACAGCGGTCTCACCTACACAAACCTCTTCGACGCCATGGTCGACGCGATTTACTCGGCCTTGGAGAAGGCGGGTGCGCCGGGCGTGCCCATCGTGGTCTCGGAGAGCGGCTGGCCGTCGGCCGGCGACGACCTGGCAACCGTCGCTAACGCGCAGGCGTACAACCAGGGGCTGATCGACCACGTCGTCAAAGGCACGCCCAAGAGGCCGGTGCCGCTGGGGACCTTCATCTTCGCCATGTTCAACGAGAACCAAAAGGGAGGGGCCGTGACAGAGAAGAACTTTGGGCTGTTCAACGGCCCCGACAAGACGCCGGTGTACCCTATCAAGTTCAACAATTAG